A DNA window from Halobacterium sp. DL1 contains the following coding sequences:
- a CDS encoding transposase IS605, which yields MHYTYRFRLDPTPEQRELLDHHRDTCRQLYNHALNEFKQIPKSAGTLNQRVRQVRDQLTSLKDWWDELNDVYSTVAQAAVMRIEDSIKALSQLKQNGYNVGSLNWKAPKDFRSFTYIQSGFEFDSKNGQPVLSLSKLADIPLIKHRAIPDAETVKEITIKKESTGEWFASFTVGDKETPEKPTDPDRCVGIDVGILKYAHDTDGTAVESLDLSDERERLERAQHDLSQKERGSANWERQRQVVAERHADLKRKRRDFLHKLSNYYATEYDLVAVEGLDAKELVELPGNSRNRAGAAWGTFLRMLEYKCEREGTHFAEVDPRNTTKACASCGVKTDKPLWVREHSCPSCGFEADRDANAAWNILSRGLKNIGVVHSESTPVETALPTDTVVSAKRVIETGSPITRSQRLRVSSQNSESSDDTLKERTASAVSE from the coding sequence CGGCTTGATCCCACGCCTGAACAGCGTGAACTGTTGGATCATCACCGAGATACCTGTAGGCAACTCTACAACCACGCACTCAACGAATTCAAGCAAATTCCCAAATCGGCGGGTACACTTAACCAACGAGTGCGACAAGTACGCGATCAGCTCACCAGCCTCAAAGACTGGTGGGATGAGCTGAACGATGTCTATTCAACGGTCGCACAAGCTGCTGTCATGCGTATCGAAGACAGCATCAAAGCCCTCTCTCAGTTGAAGCAGAACGGCTACAACGTGGGCAGTCTCAATTGGAAGGCCCCCAAGGATTTCCGTAGTTTCACCTACATACAGTCTGGCTTCGAGTTCGATAGTAAGAACGGCCAACCCGTACTGTCGCTGTCGAAACTTGCGGATATTCCCCTCATCAAACACCGCGCAATTCCTGACGCCGAGACTGTCAAAGAAATCACGATTAAGAAGGAGTCAACCGGTGAATGGTTCGCTTCATTCACCGTCGGCGATAAAGAGACTCCTGAGAAACCGACCGACCCAGATCGATGTGTCGGGATTGACGTTGGCATCTTGAAGTACGCCCATGACACAGACGGCACCGCCGTCGAATCGCTCGACTTATCTGACGAACGCGAGCGGTTGGAACGCGCACAGCATGATCTTTCGCAGAAGGAACGCGGTTCCGCGAATTGGGAGAGACAACGGCAAGTTGTGGCCGAGCGCCACGCCGATCTCAAGCGAAAGCGTCGTGACTTCCTTCACAAACTCTCGAACTACTACGCCACCGAATACGACCTCGTAGCGGTCGAAGGCCTCGACGCGAAGGAGTTGGTCGAACTCCCCGGAAACTCACGGAATCGGGCGGGAGCGGCGTGGGGAACGTTCCTTCGAATGCTTGAGTACAAGTGCGAACGCGAAGGAACACACTTTGCCGAAGTCGATCCAAGGAACACGACGAAAGCGTGCGCGTCTTGCGGCGTCAAGACGGACAAGCCGTTGTGGGTTCGTGAACACTCGTGTCCCTCGTGTGGGTTTGAGGCGGACAGGGACGCGAACGCAGCGTGGAACATTCTTTCTCGCGGTCTTAAAAATATAGGAGTGGTTCACTCCGAATCAACGCCTGTGGAGACTGCGCTCCCTACGGACACCGTTGTGTCTGCAAAGCGCGTCATCGAAACAGGAAGCCCCATCACCAGAAGTCAAAGACTTCGGGTTAGCAGTCAGAACTCGGAGAGTTCTGACGACACCCTCAAGGAGCGAACGGCGTCAGCCGTGAGCGAGTAG